The genome window AAGCCCTGGCGGAAAGGCATAATTGAAAATCTCAATGGTGATCGATATATTGTGCGTAGTGAAGAAAGTGGGCTTCACCCGATATTTGAATGACTATCCGTTTATTCTTAAATGAAGGGGAATCAGCactcggtcggtcggtctgtaggtcggtctgtctgtattaagtgtccgctaattcaagttgtttttatccgatcttcaccaaacgcgGTCATAtatttatctagatgatgtataggtcaagttcgaatatgggtcatgccggttcaatactaggtcacggggtaacttagtgcgttttaaacattaagcatggtgtccgctctctatatCAAGGTTTTTTTTATCCGAGCTTcaccacatttggtcagaagttgtatctagatgatgtgtaggtaaagttcgaacatgggccatgccgggtcaaaaacaagctCACtggttcacttagtgcgtttttaacattgagaaTGATGTACGCTtatttatgtgaagacaacatgcaaattATTCTGTGCCAATGCGGCATGTGGCGGTagtcgtcacgtctgtgacaaagctctagttacttTGGTTGAACGATCCACGAATTTAACTCAAACACGACCGACGCAAATTGACATGTTCACGAATAAAtcttaaaaaacaataacacgaAATGCCGTTTtgacgaatataaatgatttgaCGCTATTTACAGACTTGGTGCTAGCCATGATTCGACGGAAGAATGCCCTTCCGGAAAGAACGTGATGTCCTCCAACTTGTTTACGCCTTCCGAGAGCACCATAGACACCTACAGCAGATTCTCAACATGCAGCACCGATCAAATCATCAGCCACTTGAAGCGGTTAGTACACATGATTTGTCGCTGTTGTTGAAAACGATTTCGATAGCATTATTATTAAAGaagtttgttatgcccccggatcgaatgatcgggggtatattgtttttggcctgtttgtctgtctgtcattctgtcactctgtcattctgtcccaaaacttaaacatttgttaaagttttgcgataactttaacaatattgaagataacaacttcatatttggcacgcatgtgtatctcatggagctgcacattttgagtggtgaaaggtcaaggttaatgtcatcctataaggtcaaaggtcaaatatatggcttcaaaacggcgcaatagaaccttgtgtttctgacaaaaaacatctcttgttttacgAGCTCTGCGGTTGTATCGACGTGTGAAGTCAGTTACTCCTCCCTTTGTTTCAAGTCATTGAAGGACTCTCTTTGTGGATGTGCGGTTGAAGATAAAAAAAGAACGACTGTAAACGCGCAACTAAAAGATAGAAGTACTACCTATATAAATGAGTTTTAAACAGAGAGAAATGTCTACCTTAGAAAAAGCGGTCGTTTAACTCGAAAAGTACTACCTTTGTTTATATGATGttgaaactaaaataaaatgaCTTCCTTTGTAAATGCGCCTATAAAGTCAGAACAGACTTCCGTTGCGAACACGCTGTTGACAAGAAAAAATACTTAGTGAATGCGTTGTTGACAAGAGAAAGTACTTAGTGAATGCGTTGTTGAAATTCCGAAAGGACTTATTTTGGAAATATGACGTTGAAATTCAGAAATTACTACATTTGTAAATGTGCTTTTGAATGTCAGAAAGGGCGTCAGAAAGTACTATCTTTGCAAATATGCCGTTTAAAGTCCAAAATTATTATCTTTGTAAATAGGATGTTTAAACTTTCGGATTGTCAAGGGGCATTTGTTTCGCATCATACATTCTACTATTAAAGCATTACACGTGTGCGTCTTCTCAAATTACCTAATATTGTtcttgatatttaattaaaaaaaactttaacaataAAATCGAATATTGTGTTGTGAACAGTCTACTTAATATCTTAGACTTATaacgtaaaatgcatttttaactgCATACACATGAAATGTGCTTGCTAATCTTTTATGATCAGTTCTTCTGTTTAGTCAGCTGATGCTGTTTGTTTAGTTTACTTCAAGTATTGGTTTCATTAATTGCATCTTTATTTGTTGTTCAACAGACATCCAGATTGCACCGCCAACAATGGCTTCACGGACGAGCAGTTCAGAGCCTCGTTTTGCAGGGGCCTGCTTGGTCAGCAAAAAAACAGCCTTGACCTTCAGTGTCAGAAGCGAACTGGCTTTTCCGGAAGTACCGTGTGCGACGGGGTTAGCGTTAAGTGTTACTAAACAAACTAGAAAGTTTCACACGAATATGCCTATGCCGCTGCTTGTATAATCTAATTACTCATATTATTAAGGAAACTTATTAAGATTATTAAGGAAACTATTTCATTGTTATTAAGATACATTAGTCTTGCATTGTCGTGAAGGAAAGGTGTTTGCATttttaagtaataaaaatatgttcatatcGCTAATCTTTTTTTCTGCAGACTATTAGCGGCGATGAGGGCTGTTACGAATATGGTCAAATTAATTGTAAAGATGCCAGCGGCGGATGCAACGTTAGCCTTGGATTCGTATGGAATGGAACTCCGTGCGGCAGCAAACGGGTGAGGTTAAACAAACTCttgctgttatttttttaaactcatATATAATATCATGCCGTCATAATGAACTTGAACACGATCTCTTATACAGCATCGCATATTTGCAGATGTGCTTGAAAGGAAGATGCGTGCCAAATATCGACATCTGCAAAACTGCGACCACTACGATCAAAACGAATGCCACGAGACCCACAACAACAACCACTCggccaacaacaacaaccacttgGCCCACAACCACAACAAGGTCCACAACAACAACTACGCCAACAGCAACCACTAAGCTCACAACTTTACAGCCCACAACCACCAAGTCCAAAAGCATTAGGGCCACAACACCAACCATAGAGGAAGGACAAGATGAATATAATGACGATGGAGAAGATTATTTAAACAATAGCAATAGGGCCACAACAACACCAATCACGGGGGAAGGACCAGATGagtataatgatgatgacgaagattaTTTAAACAGTAGCACATGGCCCACAGCAACAACAACCACttcaacaacaactaccactaggccaacaacaacaaccacaaggCCCACAACAACAACTAGGCCCACAACAACTACCACTAGACCAACAACAACCACTCAGCCCACAAccacaaaaacaacaaccactaccacaaccactaccGCTAGTCCCACAACAACAACCACTAGGCCCACAACAACAACCACTAGGCcaacaaacacaacaacaaggcccacaacaacaacaactacgcCCACAACAGCTACTACTAGGCCCACAACAACAACCACTAGGCCCACAACAATAACCACTAGGCCCACAACAACAACCACTAGGCCCACAACAACAACCACTAggccaacaacaacaaccactaggccaacaacaacaacaacaaccactagGCCTACAACAATAACCGCTAAGCCCACAACAACAACCACTAGGCCCACAACAACTACCGTTCGGCCCACACAAACAACCAAAAGGCCCACAACAACATCCACTAGGCCCACAACAATAACCACTAggccaacaacaacaaccactagGCCCGCAACAACCACTAGGCCAACAACAATAACCACTAGGCCCACAACAACTACTGCTAAGCCCACAACAACAACCACTAGGCCCACAACAACTACCGTTCGGCCCACACAAACAACCACTAGGCCCACAACAACATCCACTAGGCCATACACAATAACCACTATGCGAACAACAGCAACCACTAGGCCCACAACAACAACCACTAGGCCCACAACAACAACCATCAGAcccacaacaacaaccacaagGCCCACAACAACAACCGCTAGGCCCACAACAACAACCGCTAGGCCCACAACATCTACCACTTGGCCCACAACAACAACCGCTAGGCCCACAACAACTACCGCTAGGCCTACAACAACAACCACTAGGCCCACAACAACTACCGCTCTGCCCACACAATCAATCATTAGGCCCATTACAACAACCACAAggcccacaacaacaacaaggcccacaacaacaacaactatcgTTTGGCCAACATCAACCACTACAACCACAAGAACTTCTTCTATGCCCACAACAACAACCACTAGGCCCACAACAACAACCACTAGGCCAACAACAACCACTAGGCCCATAACCACAGggccaacaacaacagcaacaacgcCAAAAACAACTACTAGGCCCACAACAACAATCGCTAAGCTCACAACTTCCCAGCCTTCAGCCACGAAGTTAACAACCACCACGGAGGAAGGATTAGATAATGATGGCGAGGATGAAGATTATTTGAACAATAGCATTAGTGCGACAATAACAGCCACGGAAGAAGGACCAGATgcatataatgatgatgatgatgatgatgagattaTTTAAACAGTAGCACTAGGCCCACAACGACAACCACTGAGGAAGGACCAGATGAATACAATAAGCTCACACATCACCATACCACAACTGCTCTGCTCACAACTCCCCAGCCCACAACCACTAAGTCCACAAGCACTAGGCCCACAACAGCAACCACTGAGGAAGGACCAGATGAATATTATAATGATGAAGAAgattatttaaacaattgatCCATTTATAAATTTTGTTATTGGTTGAAAGAAATGAAGTTTTCGATACTTTCTTTGTTACCTTAAGATTACAAATGATTAATATTAAGTTTCGTgatatctatgaagtttcaatgtaTTGATAATAAGAATATATATCTTAGTGAACATATCGTGCGTCTACTAAACACCCCGATAAGCTCGTAATATTTTCGTGGTGAATACATTCCTTCCTTTTTGTGTTACCGTGTATTTTAGTTATGCTTCTACAAAACAACAGTGGTTAAAGTTTACTCATTTTAAAATGGGACACTCTCTGATCTCCATCTGTGTAATGCCCAGCCGAATTTTACAAGTGAAATATTTCCGTTTCACACATGTGTTGAAGGTCATTTTGTGAAGTCAATGACCTAGTTCCACACCTTTGATATGCAATCTATCATAATACAGCCCCGTTTCGTTCTTGCAAAATTCTGGATCAAGTTCTGGtacttaatatattaaaatacaaattaccATATATGTGTAAGGTCTTTAGGAACATTGACTGACGAACATTTATAACTCTGCCCAGCTTTTTAGCGAGTTATGGCCACTTTCATGACCccaagtatatatatatgtgtgtgcaACATCTCAATATTCCTATACGAACAACACATATACAACAAATGTCCATGTGTTTGTTAGTATGCTAGTCTCATATATCAGGATGGACCAAGGTGGGCAACTCTTATCTGGGATTTAGCGGCGTATTGTCCCTTTTGTACTTGTAATATTTAGATTCAGAGTGGCATCTTGTAAATAATAGCATAATTTTCATCGACCAGCATTGACAACTATATTGATGTAGTTTACACGCAGATCTAGCCGAAGATGTTGTTTTGGGTCCATTGATGCGAGGTTATTGTAACCAACTATTGACAAACTGTTTCCACTAAATAACTTTACTTTGCTTTTTAGTGTGGTGCAGAAATTTGGTTTGCAATATTCctatacatacaatacatattcAACAAATGCCCATGTATGTCTTAGTAGTCTCATATACCTGGACGGACCtctgatgtttttttttgtatttgagtaCATTACACGTCAGTCTATATCAGTgcggatggccgagtgatttAAGCGCGAGGCTTTCACTCGTAAGGATCAGTGATTCGAGTCTAGTTCTGGAtatctttttatctttcttttaggttattcttgttttataactatttagttaaaatgttaacattaatcaatttaaagcttttaatgacaaacctcaaaacatgcctaaatctgtgaaaaagacTAATTACCTGTTTGTGAATTAAGTTTCAACGTGCAATAACAATTTTACATTATGATGATATGTTACACGGGCGTAACGAAACCAATTTTTAGCATACACACCAGGCTATAAGAGAACGTAATAAATGCATTTGTGAATGCATTATTCACATAAATCTATCTAAAATTGGAGTAGGAAATGGAAGAAAATTGAGTAGATTGATAGTGTGGATACAGAACGGATATATGAAAGTACTCTACCAAAAGGtataaaaagaagaacaaaagtaaacaaaatctCTATAACTACGATAAATACTGCGGATgaagattggttttaatttttatgccccccatagaagaagaggggggtatattgttttgcacatgtcggtctgtccgtcggtccgtcggtccgtccaccaaatggtttccggataaaactcaagaacgcttaggcctaggatcatgaaactccataggtacatttatcatgactggcaaatgacccctattgactttcagatcactaggtcatagttcaaggtcacggtcaaggccacgttttggggggcatatgtctccgaccgcggaacacttgtttaaaaaaaaaataatttctaggTCATTCCGTCGCAACAGATTCCGTTGTGAAAAAATGGTCACGACATTTCGATTACGTAACTGAAAATAAGAAGTTGTTTATTCCGTTATtagcatttttgttttcaaatctaTAAATCAACTGTACCTACGTACGTACGTGCAGATTGGCACGATGGCACGACTTTGATGTGTGATCCATCAAATGTGTTATTGTCTCCTTTGGATATATTTCAACTGCAGCAGAATATCTACCatctatattttataatttaatcacTTTTCCATgaacattattaaaagaaatatatggCGCGCAGAAAATATCTTTATGTAGTAATTTACCTACTTCCCAAACCATGAATTGAACAATAGAAATGTCGTTGCATGTAACATGTTGTTTATGTAGGctaaataaaatagatatttaGTTCAGTTAATGATTATTAAAATTGATCATAACATACACTCATTACAATCCCTAGTACAAATATGCGAGgtctatttgtatacatgtatatttaacattTTGGTAAGTTTAAATACCTTTAAACACGAAACACGCTTTTTTTCTTGCCATATAAACTGATTGTGGAAATGTCTTATTCTGAATTACACACAGACTCACTGGGTCAAAACATGTATCATTGATGCGCATATGTCTAGTTGATGTATAGTTGTGTACACCACACTTAaagggtcttttcacagattttggcatgtattgaatattgtcattaaatgctttatattgatacatgtaaacattggatctaaaaagctccagttaaaaaatcaagattaaaattaaaacaacaaaaacaaagtaaccctcaacagggctcgaaccactgacacctggagtcctgaagtaaaaggacaattcttagaccactcggccatccgtactaaTACAATTTCGGATATATtgtatactttatgtaagcaatcctcgtagtttcacaaaatataacgacaacaacagaactctcaattatttaatcgttttgcgttgcaatactttataattttcaggtttttaaatcgtcaaaagatgcaaattatggctattttagagcatggtaaatgttcagtattactgtttcctcacaattatcataacttaaacgaaagtttgcgaatctaaaacaacttttttattattttttaacaggTTTGTTAACATTCTGAAGTATTGGTTTAAaattctaaaaattgaaaatattataatacagATTTTCTACAAACAAGCTTTAGCTGATTGTAATAAAGGTCATATAAATGGGGTCTCAAATGTGAAGAACAGGTAAAATAATTATGGAttcggttatgtatttgaaaatccaaatgtTGTGCATGCTTATAGTTTTATTAGTGAGTTCAAAtatagacttgttgacaattataaacaagagcggtttgaaaaaaataataacagttctgtattagatatatatacattttttaaaacttcACTTTACTATGAAGGATATTAAGACTTGCTTCCTAGGCGTTTACGCATATTTTTTTGTTAGATTAAGAGTCTCTTCACACCTGTTGAGAATCCAAACTAGCAGGCTCAGAATAACATTCCAAGAAATAAGCGTTATTGTTTCTGTAGTAATAGCTTCGATGcagaagacgaataccactttATATGTATTTGCCGTTGTTACACTGATATATGAAAAAACAAATTAGCCGTATGTTTTATGTAAACCCATCTGTATAGACATTCCATATGTTATTAGCTTCATGTAACAAATAGGTTCTTTCAAatgtatgtacatttatataagaagcttttgttataagaaatacgaaTCTAAATAATGCTTTTTAAAATTCCATTACCGCTTTGATAGAATTTACGTATTATtaaaattgattgtgtttattcatctttgtattcttaaataaccattttatgttatgtaatgttatgtaaaTATGCTTAATTTCGTGAcagaaataatgtgtatatttgagtatgaagacgatgtacttgtgtatatgtctaaataaactgtctgtctgtcttttcaTCATCTTTTACgagttaaaaacctgaaaattataaacgcgaagcgattgaataatttgaagagttctggatagttctgctgttgtcgctatattttgcgatactatgaggattgcttatataaagtataacatacataaCTCGTTGTATgagatgaccgagtggtctaaacgatagacttttattccagggttcagtggttcgagcccagttgagggtgttttttctttctttaattttatttttgattttttactggagctttttagaccAATGTTTGCATtagtcaatataaatcatttaatgacaaacttcaatacatgccaaaatctgtgaaaagatccctttaagattgCTTTTAAAcgtgttattgtttttaaaaatacaaaattgtttACACCATAGTTAACGTATCAGGGAATCTATGTTATGTTCGTTTTACACCATCACTTCATTTCAATAATACTTCCCGCTGATTCATGTACCCCTGAATAGCACAGATACACATATACCACTGTGCATTACATCGCAGTACATTCTTTGGAACACTCTTGTTGATTAGTCCCCATTGGTAAGCGAATGATTTAAGCGGGAAGTATTTTTTCAAGGAATAGTGCAGTGTAATTACACTACACAAAAAATAGAGAAATAATGTATAGCAAACAATATTCCGGTTATAAAAGTCATTATTTGTTTTCAACTGAAATATAACTTAGAAAGCTGGCCAATATCGTACATAGACATTAGATGGAAATTCAAAGCTCGTTGTGTGCCACTAAATAGATGTATTAACCCATTAATGgactagtggactcttccatccttctaaattggatcaatttatttccaaaataagggatgtctagtatatttatatctatatttagaatatttcttacagaaattccttttagcaaacagccaagaccctgatgagaagccgcatcatgcggcgtctcatctaatGTTAATGCAGCTTATGGAGATTCTGCTCTTACTCCGACAGCACTAACCCTGTAGTGGACTGCTGTTTTTCCGTTAAAAAGCTCTTGTATTTTCAATTTGTCTGTGTCGAAACATATGTCGTAAGGTACAACTCACACGTGAATAGGTATTTTTTGTGTGGATATTTCATGTTCTACGGTAAATGATCTGTTATATTCAAAGAACATGTTGTGGTTTATCAATGTGAATATTAATACATGCTGCAAAAAAACAAATTGCTTCAGATAATATAACATTCATGGAACTTACAATTCTGAAAACAATATTTGCAATATCACTGAGTACGTTTATACGTCTATACAGAACCGCAAATTTAGGTTATTTGGTTAACATGATGTAGTCGTTCTGTACTACGTATGCCATTGGGACGTGGAATGTGTGTTCGGTTTCGCGTTCCGATTGTCAATACTGGATACCTGTATGCACCTCACGGAATGTTTCTCTGAGAAAGTCATCGCTAGCGTCCGTTGGAGGTGTGACAAAGCCTATCCCGTCGTAGGAAACCAAGCGCGGTAACGCCAACAGATGCGGTTGGTAAGCAACAAGAAAGTAAGTATGGGCTGAAATGACTTGCCCAGCAGGTATGCGCATTTGTCCGGCAATCTTTGACGTCACGTCGCTTGATATATCAAGCGGTAGATTTCTGATACAGTTAGTGGTCTTCACACAATTCCCAATAGCTTCATCCAATGCCGTTGGGCCGTCGTTCTCTGCTGCTTCATTCATAGGCGTTCCTTCGCTTGCATTTCCAGACGTCACCCTGACGTCCGTCCGTCTGCGCTCATACAGGTGCGGATGTCCTTCTAATTCGTCCAGGGCGGCCACTTGTGCATCGTCCACTTCGTACAACTCCCCTGCCACAATGCTATGAAACAAAATGCGCTTCTTAActataaaaatgattaaaatcgCACGTgtgataataatacataaatagcAATGTATATCAATTCTTCTCATATTGATTCTAGTTTTGAACACTTAAAATTCAGCGCATCATCTTCACTGCCTGTATATCCGAAATAAATTAATCACCTGTTAACCTTAACAAGATCTGGCTATGCTATGGTTAGCGTGTCTGATGCACCTATAGTTATAAAACATCATCTGccaattttaatgttttgtactTCGTGTTTActcaagaaaataattataaaggcGGTGCTACATGAGTCTATATTCTATGTGAACGTTTTCAAGCTCATTACAAAAGAAGTACGTATGGACTACATAGTGCTATCACACGTTCGTGctttagaatacatgtattatacattACACAATTCGTATAACAGCACAAAgatcatttattttaattaaacagttTTCACTACTTACATATCCATGGTCAGGTGCGAACAGCAAGAACGGGATGTTAAATCTGGTAGCCACTATGAGAGGGAACTTCCCGGAAGTGACCGCTGTTCCAAGGTAGCAACAGTGTCCCTTACTTCCGGTGGTCATCAGGTGATGGTTGTGTAGACCTGTTTTCAGAGTTCCATACACAAATACAATGTGCTTCATGTTCGATGTAAGGTCTATCAATTAATGTATAACTCGGTTGTGAAATATATCTATTGTTGTTTCTTTACCTTTTTGGACATGTTAGTTCACTTGCAATATTCCCTCAAATAAGCATGCGTTTGTAAGCTCTATGTTAATTTATACAGCGTACTAGAAAGTGACCCATAGATAAGTTCGTTACACATTTATAGGCACGTACAAATTGATGATTGCACAAGGGTACACACGTCAGCGCTTATTCACTAAAAGGTATGTATGTAGTTATACCTGAACACTCGTGCTGGCTGTCTCAAAAACAGAAATCATTCCTCAGTCTATATAGAAGTTAGACTAGGCATCCACATAACCAGTCAGAGTTGCTGTTAGCGTTTCTCGGCGAAAACCATCGTATTGCATACTAGTATTTAACATTATGACAAACAGTagaccatattttttttaaatagataacaCGGCTTCGACAATtcgggccgtgttctgtgaaaaggaggattaaatgaatgtgcttaaagtgtcgtcccagattagcatgtgcagtccacacaagctaatcagaaacgacactttcagattttatggtatttttcgtttagagAAAATCTCTTTTTTGAACAAATCCAGTTTAGTCGGagtttcgtctctgattagcccttgcggactgcacagtgaAGTTAACAGTTAAAGTAAACATAACGCAAGTAACATCACTATTAGGAGGAGAcagtttataaaacatgtttaaatttgttaacCATACTAGTTTATCCTGAACACAATTCGATCTTAAACTAAGCTAACTATATTCCTCTAAAAGGTAAAGGCTtttaaacaatgttgtttttaattttgtataatacatttaaataatacttGTTCATGATACACAAATACTGAGTATAAATACAAGTAAGAATAACATAACATTACACGATATTAGAATATGTGATAAAATAAGGTACTTAAAATGtgataatacgggcaaaagcccgcgaaagcgggcgttgaccgttcatacataaatttagacataaaattacataagaataccacatatggatgcgtctcaaaaaaaaatGCCACGTGACATATATTTtggcgatgctatttatgacttTGAACAAATagaaaacactttgacatatgctaaatcacatgttaatacatacctcaggaaaaaatatatcaatgacatcataattatgttagcgaatcgcactaaatattctcgcattatttgtttttcttcgcaaccgttccagaattaagtcattactcaattatctcccctgaatactcatcttcagtgggtataagccgaagactggttcactacatatagtgacagtactttaccaaacacaatttacgtgaacataacccgtcttaaatatattgccgaatcgcagatttctgtcgaatttatttgctttgatcttttcgatatcttattgttattattatcctgacaaatcacaaacgcttgttaaaaaattatttgttttaaaatattatagttggcatctctattcttccagtattatcgcggtatttcaataacgacaccctactatttatttgtcagaattcgtgacgcattttccattcgctctcagaaagaagttgtacgtgtgatcatgagcaatattctggcaagttgtcgttgttatccattagaaacacatttattcacaaaatttaaagatattccgatctttTTCAGTcctttagctttaatttttaacgtatttgcatctcgtctgctcgcactttaccgatatcccgaaaggttacatatcactctaataagtttaggcctaaaaccacaaaatccgatacctttaggattttcgtaccacaattttACGTACAAATtattccagattcgaaatcaacaaaaaacaagacatttataaattgtcctGCATTATTAAtcagattttaagatatttgttggttttccgtctttagaagctgttctgccaaggcaagagctgggcatcacacaagccattctatccagcaaaactggcagttttggtttacagaaatcaacaaaggagggattcctgaactatcaaagtttccaagctatacacacagttattatctgtggtgatctttattggttctgttggtttacttggatggaacatgtgtgaacttttatagaactttgaaaagtctatatctgtctatctataaacaaaaatcagctatggtatcaTAAGaacagatgtgcaaacaatgtcaaagggttgttaagttaataatttgaaggcaattatgctgaaaaaatatgaaagttcccatgcaaatttagtctgtatatcgacaagtgtctgccaattaATGTCAAACTAGttatacaaaacttaccacaagtatgtaaaagcactaagtatctgttgtgatcattttagtAAGATaatgtaattctaaacagtagcaaatagcttgtatagtaaatgcataatgcaattaatatgatttcctttatattgtgtaattcagggctatagataattttttgggtaattgggttttacaccccctgttttgacaacaatagggattttgtaaattaaatagaGTT of Dreissena polymorpha isolate Duluth1 chromosome 15, UMN_Dpol_1.0, whole genome shotgun sequence contains these proteins:
- the LOC127860118 gene encoding mucin-2-like isoform X2, which produces MTRLLLDVCVVLIAATLLQTTDARRGVGRNNNPGRLNRFSVKSRERKEFRNNKLPETLKYAIAIEGFPVAELDLVLNFKIKIPDCFIGNMKRGFRKERRQRKKKVGIYTDKNGHGSFACEASKGNDSQLICDLSGLVHFNGTACYIGGGVNETVCYNVTTEGKLKCLTPPDVVRANSSGIMQRSADLLARGRRSILPSPGFKVVETAFALDSAFMKQFYDRHPGNTTAAEAEVELFVALLVNEYGYNFAWSSMHSDGVSLKSSTEFDERLRAFFSSGFTTNHHDYAMALTGLDLLDTDESRGLLGFAYLASVCDDSAYRYSINEFTIYNVAWVASHEMGHSLGASHDSTEECPSGKNVMSSNLFTPSESTIDTYSRFSTCSTDQIISHLKRHPDCTANNGFTDEQFRASFCRGLLGQQKNSLDLQCQKRTGFSGSTVCDGTISGDEGCYEYGQINCKDASGGCNVSLGFVWNGTPCGSKRMCLKGRCVPNIDICKTATTTIKTNATRPTTTTTRPTTTTTWPTTTTRSTTTTTPTATTKLTTLQPTTTKSKSIRATTPTIEEGQDEYNDDGEDYLNNSNRATTTPITGEGPDEYNDDDEDYLNSSTWPTATTTTSTTTTTRPTTTTTRPTTTTRPTTTTTRPTTTTQPTTTKTTTTTTTTTASPTTTTTRPTTTTTRPTNTTTRPTTTTTTPTTATTRPTTTTTRPTTITTRPTTTTTRPTTTTTRPTTTTTRPTTTTTTTRPTTITAKPTTTTTRPTTTTVRPTQTTKRPTTTSTRPTTITTRPTTTTTRPATTTRPTTITTRPTTTTAKPTTTTTRPTTTTVRPTQTTTRPTTTSTRPYTITTMRTTATTRPTTTTTRPTTTTIRPTTTTTRPTTTTARPTTTTARPTTSTTWPTTTTARPTTTTARPTTTTTRPTTTTALPTQSIIRPITTTTRPTTTTRPTTTTTIVWPTSTTTTTRTSSMPTTTTTRPTTTTTRPTTTTRPITTGPTTTATTPKTTTRPTTTIAKLTTSQPSATKLTTTTEEGLDNDGEDEDYLNNSISATITATEEGPDAYNDDDDDDEII
- the LOC127860118 gene encoding mucin-2-like isoform X3, producing MTRLLLDVCVVLIAATLLQTTDARRGVGRNNNPGFPVAELDLVLNFKIKIPDCFIGNMKRGFRKERRQRKKKVGIYTDKNGHGSFACEASKGNDSQLICDLSGLVHFNGTACYIGGGVNETVCYNVTTEGKLKCLTPPDVVRANSSGIMQRSADLLARGRRSILPSPGFKVVETAFALDSAFMKQFYDRHPGNTTAAEAEVELFVALLVNEMNVFFASVKEVSDGKLDIYVYPAAVVYPGYGYNFAWSSMHSDGVSLKSSTEFDERLRAFFSSGFTTNHHDYAMALTGLDLLDTDESRGLLGFAYLASVCDDSAYRYSINEFTIYNVAWVASHEMGHSLGASHDSTEECPSGKNVMSSNLFTPSESTIDTYSRFSTCSTDQIISHLKRHPDCTANNGFTDEQFRASFCRGLLGQQKNSLDLQCQKRTGFSGSTVCDGTISGDEGCYEYGQINCKDASGGCNVSLGFVWNGTPCGSKRMCLKGRCVPNIDICKTATTTIKTNATRPTTTTTRPTTTTTWPTTTTRSTTTTTPTATTKLTTLQPTTTKSKSIRATTPTIEEGQDEYNDDGEDYLNNSNRATTTPITGEGPDEYNDDDEDYLNSSTWPTATTTTSTTTTTRPTTTTTRPTTTTRPTTTTTRPTTTTQPTTTKTTTTTTTTTASPTTTTTRPTTTTTRPTNTTTRPTTTTTTPTTATTRPTTTTTRPTTITTRPTTTTTRPTTTTTRPTTTTTRPTTTTTTTRPTTITAKPTTTTTRPTTTTVRPTQTTKRPTTTSTRPTTITTRPTTTTTRPATTTRPTTITTRPTTTTAKPTTTTTRPTTTTVRPTQTTTRPTTTSTRPYTITTMRTTATTRPTTTTTRPTTTTIRPTTTTTRPTTTTARPTTTTARPTTSTTWPTTTTARPTTTTARPTTTTTRPTTTTALPTQSIIRPITTTTRPTTTTRPTTTTTIVWPTSTTTTTRTSSMPTTTTTRPTTTTTRPTTTTRPITTGPTTTATTPKTTTRPTTTIAKLTTSQPSATKLTTTTEEGLDNDGEDEDYLNNSISATITATEEGPDAYNDDDDDDEII